In Mustelus asterias chromosome 16, sMusAst1.hap1.1, whole genome shotgun sequence, one DNA window encodes the following:
- the LOC144505136 gene encoding uncharacterized protein LOC144505136, producing MNYLDEELPFVKKPSENACNRRDESEVGSIFISETWSNNLLNNSNADLSFISENTAAKTEYVNHVLTEDSRQLTVNTIPIGLVADPDSINNDQLPENGDFLSTVKTSPESPSFSKADDTPCDSSGSYHTAAGSENLENLSDCSGPFEDVEELPTDYDENQDVSKSGSSPILADSQKKRSSDQSNNSKNENSSIQSYCCEGQEQKQIFANKHKTELCGLNLEGDACELGGELMESRLDNKSEPDNSNCKNNKRAIVKIVDENKSFECETTSGSQEERNVCCGVLVPDDTLLTTNRKSYSRGIASKSTECNLSVRGTDIENCEGNGDQQVQLSITAQNSKTGERGSPAQLTKIQKIGLNRHESPSCYLQPGLNDPEEMFQIDKFENGFKDDSCVNGKRTDCVSETSSVASELDETDYEVQKLTALAFRSLSCPSDDYLGIYNSKACIDFSSPLSEESHKTNRLSTCVIGLDYTSAFDSNEEPSDCSNTACALHAEAEEGNMVLFDDSLDRVQCECVEVAVETQEKDKDLRTSRTVPKRQIELRKRQRSELKVFTSRGAINSCVCVDSAVETENKEEISECLQNCEGMAHVENPDMKDEESIGEQLYKATTPDGPLLKNKFASYLITNVISKKMQFEQGLKTEHELDKNTNSAITSTPNFVKKENFDIPTIVSQQIQPEDSTSTSEPFNFIRGNFRKNECELNDASSEENRKLGQKHSFNSLKCEGGLSWDGKKNTNILNGCATSLFRNWSENNPDSQNKILKERTFELNPEKPCPMLHDLCINAPEQEKTMSVPCISEDKHAEYMSQATEEVQSEQTPCKNKTNDVQSGNTPCKINATSSIIVLKSPEMLHNSQSANMKQTSPLCIAKENAPTMDSNPTGPDLRRQILPTSFKFESELEKEQVSQSNTKDSITVKNKTEDPPPHVRDVRKLVQNTYSALTFCNVKAKSDVPEEIHNPSSLEQSLPATQHKLSPIFIQCQSISRKADKDDSNDDTVDEKYCTCTGSSDISRIFSSDFQLPIPFNKQKNKTISAKRIDCKTYPIKENESNVNGHLTCLTNKVTPERKIQALLISNNQESKLSVMKVQVGAEHQKNHLTNFVLNSEIADLAPGKVERNNEFQVELENINSRLSSSTTTIEDTEKSLSKMEPTGDIKSELENELSTKSNSNKEEISMAFDTDEPRGGIPETTQNKTMLLMNSPLNRNVDSSQRKGEPKTGVQTKMEIQNNQLGIFNYDDDHVELSNEKSYPQNDFQVNLKNQNGPFHNSNTGNKDLDVSPWKNDPNKDFKMRLENENKCQSKSTANDEETQTPLRKGTHKKEIQFSLEKQNKILENLTLDDEEATLSLEKHELESELQVGLEDQNKMFESSTPNIGSASLLLDDPKGQIELVQDNQNTLVLKTKDTNILPDINKHKNEMQIGQQEENGSLYDSSSNCKLSPLINNLNGEIHNVMEGQNNLLNSCMRNKKEFKIEHNTQKDTDKFEMIPATEKVGITFISELQPFKDNKISMVSEEGGQSVPKDCSESRNSKVVDTQVQLPNEVNLVPVQTTESSVASVESSNCPETIKISSQNSLQETEIQDVHDKSAFSADIHNTIVNKLQATQASLNFTNTNMTLDSINPDVNLSTKTIGDQTKQQSLEMKTMPVSKASAQEKASVSDRVNYLTIPIGEHKLQAPPQIQMPASLHPGIRKPDHYSTTTSPHQQNWETLDPQKQEQQTFSLTRQIPSVVEKCYKVPESPHFIANPQFPCFQYSLMDKKLLIDPETGKHYFVEASVQSPRKMLLDPETGCYVEIIIPQQTYCASPFSPYVLYPNALRPTYIPRMQFSNLFSPPLVTHTDPTPESPEVQIQSNLNGTTDKQDHKNNTQKNKLAEPNYMESPYYIPTGVPVNPTPALTSMEVIATHTQTLP from the coding sequence ATGAATTATTTGGATGAAGAACTTCCATTTGTAAAAAAGCCCTCAGAAAATGCGTGTAACCGAAGAGATGAGTCTGAAGTTGGCTCCATATTTATTTCTGAAACATGGTCCAATAACCTCTTGAATAACTCAAATGCAGACTTAAGTTTTATTTCAGAAAATACAGCTGCAAAAACAGAGTATGTTAATCATGTTTTGACAGAGGACAGCAGGCAACTTACAGTAAATACAATTCCCATTGGACTTGTTGCAGATCCTGATTCTATAAATAATGACCAGCTACCTGAGAATGGTGACTTCCTATCCACTGTAAAGACGTCACCAGAATCACCTTCATTTTCTAAGGCTGATGAtactccttgtgattcttctgGTTCCTATCATACAGCTGCAGGCTCTGAgaacctggaaaatctcagtgactGCAGTGGACCATTTGAGGACGTTGAAGAACTTCCTACGGATTATGATGAAAATCAAGATGTTTCCAAAAGTGGCAGTTCCCCGATTTTAGCTGATTCACAAAAAAAACGAAGCAGTGACCAGTCAAATAATTCTAAAAATGAGAACAGTTCAATTCAATCTTATTGTTGCGAAGGGCAAGAGCAAAAGCAAATATTTGCGAATAAGCATAAAACGGAGCTGTGCGGACTAAATCTTGAGGGGGATGCCTGTGAGTTAGGTGGAGAGCTGATGGAGAGTAGATTAGATAACAAGAGTGAGCCTGATAACTCCAATTGCAAAAATAATAAGAGAGCAATCGTAAAAATTGTTGATGAAAATAAATCCTTCGAGTGTGAAACTACTTCTGGCTCTCAGGAAGAAAGAAATGTTTGCTGTGGTGTTTTGGTACCTGATGATACTTTATTAACCACAAATAGAAAATCATATAGCCGAGGGATAGCCAGCAAATCAACTGAGTGCAATCTATCAGTTAGGGGCACAGATATCGAGAACTGCGAAGGAAATGGAGACCAACAGGTCCAATTGTCAATCACAGCCCAGAATAGCAAAACTGGAGAAAGAGGTAGCCCAGCGCAGCTCACCAAAATTCAGAAGATTGGATTAAATAGACATGAATCCCCGAGCTGTTACCTGCAGCCTGGTTTAAATGACCCCGAAGAAATGTTTCAAATAGATAAGTTTGAAAATGGTTTCAAAGATGATTCATGTGTTAATGGTAAAAGAACTGATTGTGTGAGTGAAACATCCAGCGTGGCAAGTGAGTTAGATGAGACTGATTACGAGGTTCAAAAGTTAACCGCTTTGGCTTTTCGAAGTTTGTCCTGTCCAAGTGATGATTACCTTGGCATTTATAACTCTAAAGCATGCATTGATTTTTCATCACCTTTGTCAGAGGAAAGCCACAAAACAAACAGATTGTCAACTTGCGTTATTGGGTTAGATTACACTAGTGCATTTGACAGTAATGAGGAGCCCTCAGATTGCAGCAACACAGCTTGTGCTTTACATGCTGAGGCTGAAGAAGGCAACATGGTGTTATTTGATGACTCACTTGACAgagtacagtgtgagtgtgttgagGTGGCTGTGGAAACTCAAGAAAAAGACAAAGATTTGAGAACAAGCAGAACAGTCCCAAAACGACAAATTGAACTCAGGAAACGACAGAGAAGTGAATTAAAAGTCTTTACTTCAAGAGGTGCGATTAATTCCTGTGTCTGTGTTGATTCAGCAGTTGAAACTGAGAATAAAGAGGAAATTTCAGAATGTTTACAAAACTGTGAAGGTATGGCTCATGTGGAGAACCCAGATATGAAAGATGAAGAGAGTATTGGTGAACAGCTATATAAAGCAACAACCCCGGATGGACCTTTGTTAAAGAATAAATTTGCATCCTACCTTATCACAAATGTGATATCCAAGAAAATGCAGTTTGAGCAAGGTCTCAAAACGGAACATGAATTAGATAAGAATACAAACTCTGCTATCACCTCAACCCCTAACTTTGTGAAAAAGGAAAATTTTGACATTCCTACTATAGTTTCGCAACAAATTCAACCTGAAGATTCTACTTCAACATCTGAACCTTTCAATTTCATCCGAGGCAATTTCAGAAAGAATGAGTGTGAATTAAATGACGCAAGTAGTGAGGAAAATAGAAAGCTGGGACAAAAACACAGTTTCAATTCTTTAAAGTGTGAAGGTGGTTTAAGCTGGGATGGGAAGAAGAACACAAACATCCTCAATGGCTGTGCAACCAGTCTCTTTAGAAATTGGAGTGAAAATAATCCTGATAGCcaaaataaaattctaaaagaGAGAACGTTTGAATTGAATCCTGAGAAACCATGCCCCATGTTACATGACCTTTGTATTAATGCACCAGAGCAAGAGAAGACTATGAGTGTACCATGTATTTCAGAGGATAAACATGCAGAGTACATGTCACAGGCTACCGAAGAAGTGCAAAGTGAACAGACACCAtgtaaaaacaaaacaaatgatgtTCAATCAGGTAACACCCCGTGCAAAATAAATGCAACAAGTAGTATTATTGTGTTAAAATCACCAGAGATGCTACACAACTCTCAGTCGGCAAACATGAAACAAACCAGCCCATTGTGTATTGCCAAAGAGAATGCTCCTACTATGGATTCTAACCCTACTGGCCCTGACCTCAGGCGTCAGATTCTtcctacttcatttaaatttgaatCTGAACTGGAGAAAGAACAAGTTTCCCAGTCTAATACAAAAGACAGCATAACTGTAAAAAACAAAACAGAAGATCCTCCTCCTCATGTTAGGGATGTGAGAAAGCTGGTTCAAAATACTTATAGTGCTTTGACATTCTGTAACGTCAAGGCTAAATCAGATGTGCCAGAAGAAATTCACAATCCTTCTAGCTTAGAGCAATCACTTCCAGCAACACAGCACAAACTATCACCAATTTTCATTCAATGTCAATCAATAAGCAGGAAGGCTGACAAAGATGATAGCAATGATGATACAGTTGATGAGAAATATTGTACCTGTACAGGAAGTTCAGATATTTCGAGAATATTTTCCTCTGACTTCCAGCTACCTATTCCATTTAATAAACAGAAAAACAAAACAATTTCTGCTAAAAGGATAGATTGTAAAACTTACCCTATAAAAGAGAATGAAAGCAATGTAAATGGTCATTTGACCTGTCTAACTAATAAAGTAACACCTGAAAGGAAAATCCAAGCCTTATTGATTTCAAATAATCAAGAGTCTAAATTATCAGTTATGAAAGTCCAAGTCGGAGCAGAGCATCAGAAAAATCATTTAACCAATTTTGTGCTAAATAGTGAAATTGCTGATTTGGCTCCTGGAAAAGTAGAACGAAATAATGAATTCCAGGTAGAACTGGAAAATATCAATAGTCGTTTATCAAGTTCTACCACAACAATTGAAGACACTGAAAAGTCATTGAGTAAAATGGAGCCTACTGGAGATATTAAAAGTGAACTAGAAAATGAACTTTCAACAAAGTCTAATTCAAACAAGGAAGAAATTTCCATGGCATTTGATACAGATGAGCCAAGAGGAGGGATTCCAGagacaacacaaaataaaacCATGCTTTTAATGAATTCACCTTTAAACAGAAATGTAGATTCATCACAAAGAAAGGGTGAACCTAAAACGGGTGTTCAAACCAAGATGGAAATTCAAAATAATCAGCTAGGGATTTTTAATTATGATGATGATCATGTTGAACTGTCAAATGAAAAAAGCTATCCCCAAAATGATTTTCAAGTTAATTTGAAGAATCAAAATGGACCATTCCATAATTCAAATACTGGCAACAAAGACTTGGATGTATCACCTTGGAAAAATGACCCAAATAAGGACTTTAAAATGAGAttggaaaatgaaaataaatgtcaAAGCAAGTCAACTGCAAATGATGAAGAAACTCAAACACCTCTGAGAAAAGGTACACATAAGAAAGAAATTCAATTTAGTttggaaaaacaaaataaaatattagAAAATTTAACATTAGACGATGAAGAGGCCACACTGTCACTTGAAAAGCATGAACTGGAAAGCGAACTTCAGGTCGGTTTGGAAGATCAGAACAAAATGTTTGAAAGTTCTACTCCTAATATAGGAAGTGCCAGTTTGTTGCTTGATGATCCTAAAGGTCAGATAGAACTTGTCCAGGATAATCAGAATACATTGGTTTTGAAAACTAAAGATACTAATATATTACCAGATATAAACAAGCATAAAAATGAGATGCAAATAGGGCAGCAAGAAGAAAATGGATCTTTGTATGATTCTAGTTCAAACTGCAAATTATCACCTCTAATTAATAATCTTAACGGAGAGATCCATAATGTAATGGAAGGTCAAAACAATCTATTAAATAGTTGTATGCGGAACAAGAAAGAATTTAAAATTGAACATAACACCCAAAAAGACACAGACAAATTTGAAATGATACCAGCAACAGAAAAAGTTGGGATAACATTCATAAGTGAATTACAACCATTCAAAGATAACAAGATTTCAATGGTTTCAGAGGAAGGAGGACAAAGTGTTCCTAAAGACTGTTCAGAATCCAGGAATAGCAAAGTTGTAGATACGCAGGTCCAACTCCCTAATGAGGTCAATTTAGTACCCGTCCAAACCACAGAAAGCAGTGTTGCTTCTGTGGAATCATCAAATTGTCCGGAAACTATTAAAATTTCATCACAAAACTCACTTCAAGAGACTGAAATCCAAGATGTTCATGACAAATCAGCATTTTCAGCTGATATTCACAATACAATAGTTAATAAGCTACAGGCTACACAGGCTAGTTTAAACTTTACAAATACGAACATGACGCTTGATTCTATTAATCCTGATGTTAACTTATCCACCAAGACAATTGGCGACCAAACCAAGCAACAGTCCTTAGAAATGAAAACAATGCCAGTCAGCAAAGCAAGCGCTCAAGAAAAAGCATCAGTATCAGACCGAGTAAATTATCTGACCATTCCTATTGGAGAACACAAGCTACAGGCACCTCCCCAAATACAAATGCCTGCTTCTCTTCATCCTGGTATTCGTAAACCCGATCACTATTCAACAACAACTAGCCCTCACCAGCAAAATTGGGAAACCTTAGATCCTCAAAAACAGGAACAACAAACATTTTCTTTAACCAGACAAATTCCCAGTGTTGTGGAAAAATGTTATAAGGTCCCTGAATCTCCTCACTttatagccaatccccaattccCTTGCTTTCAGTACTCCCTCATGGACAAGAAATTACTTATTGATCCAGAGACTGGAAAACATTACTTCGTTGAAGCATCAGTACAATCCCCACGTAAAATGCTGTTAGATCCAGAAACGGGTTGCTATGTCGAAATAATAATACCTCAGCAAACATATTGTgcatccccattctccccataTGTTCTATATCCAAATGCTTTGAGGCCTACATATATACCAAGAATGCAGTTTTCAAACTTATTTTCACCACCTctggtcacacacactgacccaacccCTGAGTCCCCAGAAGTACAAATACAATCAAATCTAAATGGCACAACAGACAAGCAAGATCACAAGAATAACACACAAAAGAATAAATTAGCTGAACCTAACTACATGGAAAGTCCATATTATATTCCAACAGGTGTGCCTGTAAATCCTACTCCAGCACTGACCTCTATGGAAGTTATAGCCACTCACACTCAAACTCTTCCGTAG